A single Criblamydia sequanensis CRIB-18 DNA region contains:
- a CDS encoding endonuclease/exonuclease/phosphatase family protein has translation MHNIIAAVSIATYNILDPFYAVYWAEPAGLNEEGLAASRETLRASAQTMDKDWETYSNWNQRQETVAKNIQSADIVCLQEVSETTLANLQELTNYQLAAVSYSHIPGLPSFGNAILYNKEKVNLEEGSVLTCESPPAIRGAAVGIFKIGTKLIKVASLHLSGYYSKEPDLIKKQASKKRGFDELQNFKRQIESQVQGLDGIVIAGDFNESKDEEEQELYRPGVLMEAGYLCDNCFSATEPLKNRKIDWLFFKSLKGEEPALTPLGLEELKQASDHHMSGTGLEWRN, from the coding sequence ATGCATAATATAATCGCCGCTGTGTCTATCGCTACCTATAATATTTTAGATCCCTTTTACGCCGTCTATTGGGCAGAACCTGCAGGGCTTAATGAAGAGGGGCTTGCCGCCTCAAGAGAAACGCTTCGAGCTTCAGCTCAAACGATGGACAAAGATTGGGAAACTTATAGTAATTGGAATCAAAGGCAGGAAACCGTGGCAAAAAACATTCAGTCAGCGGATATCGTCTGTCTTCAGGAAGTTTCAGAAACAACCCTTGCTAACCTTCAAGAACTCACCAACTATCAATTAGCTGCAGTAAGCTATAGCCATATCCCCGGGCTTCCCTCCTTTGGCAACGCTATCCTTTATAACAAAGAGAAAGTGAATTTAGAAGAAGGCAGTGTTTTAACTTGTGAATCTCCGCCGGCAATTCGCGGTGCAGCGGTCGGCATTTTCAAAATTGGTACTAAACTAATTAAAGTAGCAAGCCTTCATTTATCAGGTTATTATTCGAAAGAGCCGGATCTTATAAAAAAGCAAGCCTCGAAAAAAAGGGGCTTTGATGAACTGCAAAATTTTAAGAGGCAAATAGAATCTCAAGTTCAGGGTTTAGACGGCATTGTCATTGCGGGCGATTTTAATGAATCCAAGGATGAAGAGGAACAAGAATTATATAGGCCCGGGGTTTTGATGGAAGCAGGTTACCTTTGTGATAACTGCTTTAGTGCGACAGAACCTTTAAAAAACCGTAAAATAGACTGGCTTTTCTTTAAATCCCTAAAAGGGGAAGAGCCGGCTTTGACCCCCCTTGGATTAGAAGAATTAAAACAAGCCTCCGACCACCACATGAGCGGCACAGGCCTTGAATGGAGAAATTAA
- the rplU gene encoding 50S ribosomal protein L21 produces the protein MYAIIKSGSKQYRVAEGDVIHVELLNAQEKNIDFTDILFSFDGKEHRLGAPSGFVVTGEILGETVGPKIRSAKYKKRKRQRKLIGHRQHYSKVKIMKIGKAK, from the coding sequence ATGTACGCTATCATCAAAAGCGGCAGCAAGCAATATAGAGTTGCCGAGGGAGATGTCATTCATGTTGAGCTTTTAAATGCTCAAGAGAAAAACATCGATTTTACAGACATACTTTTTTCATTCGACGGAAAAGAACATAGACTTGGAGCTCCAAGCGGATTTGTCGTTACAGGCGAAATTCTTGGCGAAACAGTCGGCCCAAAAATTCGTAGCGCTAAATACAAAAAACGCAAGCGTCAACGCAAGCTTATTGGCCACCGTCAGCATTATTCCAAAGTTAAGATCATGAAAATTGGAAAAGCGAAGTAA
- the rpmA gene encoding 50S ribosomal protein L27 yields the protein MAHKKGQGSTRNGRDSRAKRLGVKVGSGEVVKAGSILVRQRGTKWHPGRNVGRGNDDTLFALVDGIVTFQKSDRTVVYIEAGM from the coding sequence ATGGCACACAAGAAAGGTCAAGGCTCAACAAGAAACGGACGCGATTCAAGAGCTAAACGTTTAGGCGTCAAAGTGGGTTCCGGAGAAGTCGTTAAGGCCGGAAGTATTTTAGTTAGACAAAGAGGAACTAAGTGGCATCCCGGCCGAAATGTCGGTCGCGGAAATGATGATACACTTTTTGCTTTGGTAGACGGCATTGTCACTTTTCAAAAAAGCGACAGGACAGTTGTTTACATCGAAGCTGGCATGTAA